The Veillonellales bacterium nucleotide sequence GTACTTCATCAATGATATATACTTTGTAGCGTCCGTCTACCGGAGCAAACTTGACGGTTTCCCTGAGGTCGCGGATCTCATCAATACCGCGGTTGGAAGCGGCGTCTACCTCAAATACATCCATAGAAGTGCCTGCCGTAATCCGCTCACAGTTAGGACAGGCATTACAGGGCGTCGGCGTAGGACCATGATCACAATTCAGCGCCTTGGCAAGGATTTTAGCCGTACTGGTTTTGCCGGTACCCCTTGGCCCGGCAAATAAAAAAGCATGGGCAATTTTACCAGTTGCCAGAGCATTTTTCAAAGTTTTGCTGATATGCTCCTGCCCTACCAAATTGTCAAAATCCTGTGGCCGCCACCGACGATACAATGCCACATAACCCACAACCCAGCACCTCCTTTAAGCACATATTTTACATTCCACATCCGCCCTGTTATTCCTCTTTCCGCTGCCGGCAATCCCTATGTTTCCGTTCTCCCTCTTTCCTCAATACCCCCAACACGAAAGACAGCCGGTTGTCCCGGCTGTCCCGCATAACGATTCTATAACTATACCCGCTTACTCTTTTTACCTTGCTTCCACACACAGTAACCATACAAGCTAAACAAAACAAGTGTCAGAAGAACCAGCCAGGGATTGAACGCGTTTAAGTGGGTGCCATAGGCAGCATCCGACCAATTAAACAGATTGCCAGCGACAATTACCAGTATAAGCATAATGGCAAGATATAACGGCGAAAATATTTTTTGCTTTAAACTATTTACTATTCCATTGCCGGTCTTAGCCATAAGAACACTCCCTTTGTCAGCAAGCATTGACTGTCTCCCCCGAAAACTTTACTAAAAAAATTTCCCTTTTACACGCTTTGTTCAGTAGCCAAAAAATGATCGATCAATTACCCTAGAGTTCTATTTCTTTATCCTTTTGCAGCCATTCCAGCAGATTGTTTTCTCTGATTGCCTTAATTTTTTCTAGCGCTTCCGGTGTCCATTTGTACAAGCCGGTACCCGTCTTAGAGCCCAGAGTACCCTTTTCTACCGCCTCTTGCAATAATGGCGAAACCCCTTCACTATTGCACAAATCTTGCATTAAATAGCCCGATATATTATAGAAGATATCCAGACCGCCTAAATCGGCGCTCTCCAACGGCCCTGTCGTAGATAGCCGACGGCCTAAACTATATTTAACTGTAGTGTCTACCGCCTCCTGGGTCGCTATACCACTTTCCACAATATATAAAGCCTCTCTTAATAACGCTAACTGCAGCCGATTTCCGATAAAGCCAAGGGCCTCCCGATTTAACGCCACCGGTTTCTTCCCAATTTTTTTCATAAGCTTCCAGGTGGTTTCAACCGTTTCCCGGGAAGTGTACTTGCCCGGAACAACTTCTACTAACGGAACAAGATGCGGCGGATTCCAAAAGTGAGACACGACGAAACGTTCTTTATGAGTCAGTACCTGGGCAATCGCCGTTGGACTTAACCCGGATGTGTTGGTAGCAAAAATCGTATCAGGCGGACACAATTTTTCCATGGCGGCAAACACTTTCTGTTTAATTTCTAAGACTTCCGGAACCGACTCAATTACAAAATCCACACCCACGGCGGCCTCTTCCAACGTGGTTACTCCTTCTATCCGCCCCAGAATTGCCGGGACATCCTCGGTCTGTACCAACCCGTGCTGGCGATAGGTTTCCAGCCCGCTTTTAATTCCCGCCAGGCCGCGCTCAACCTCACTGTCATCAGGGCCGTACATGCGAACCTTGTATCCTGCCGCAGCAAACATCAACGCTGTTCCATGCCCCATAGTTCCCGTTCCCAAATTACAAATTTGCTTGATTCCTTCGATGCTCATTTCTCCACTCCCTCTACTAATTTAGACTGTCTTTAAAGCTAAGCTCTAGATTTTCATAACCACCTAGAAAGGTATGAAGGTTAATCCCAGTAACATCACAATACCAACAACAATCCAGGTAATAAATGTATACCCGACAAAATCTCTAAATTCTAGGCCCACAACCGTCATAAACGGCAGTGCCCAGAACGGTTGAATCAGGTTAACCCAGTCATTACCAAAGGAATACGCAACTACTGTTTTGGCGTGAGGTACTCCCAATGCAGCACCGGCTTGAATAATATACGGAGCTTCCACTGCCCATTTACCGCCACCGGAAGGTATAAAGTAGCCGATGATATTCGATAAAACAGCCACGAAGGCCGGGAAGGTATCCGGAGTAGTCAAGCTAATAATCCAACCGGCAAACACTTCCACCAATCCGGTAAATTTCATCATCCCGAATATCCCGGCATAAAAGGGAAATTGGAGTAAAACGCCCCATGATGCCGGAGTAGCCGCTTTAACAGCTTTCATTAAATTAGCCGGAGTTTTATGCAAGAAGATAATTAACATCAAAAATATCATATTGACCATGTTCAAGTCCAGAGTCTTCTTAGCTTCAAAGAAGTGATAGTACAGATAAACAATAAACATGATCCCCATAACATAGGACAAAATAGGTGTATACGTTAGTCGCTCACTAGGAGTAGTAATGGCCACTTTTTCATTCTCTACCACCAGGCTCTTCTCTAATAAATCCGGCCGCAGCTCCCGCAGAGTCTGAATATTTGACTCTTCACTGGGAGGAAATATTTTCCAAAATAATACAATGGCCGTAATCATGACCAATAATAATACCCACAGGGTATAGGATGAAAATATAGTGTCCCCAACCGGAATAACCCCCATTTCCTTAACCATGAAATGGGTCGGTGTCGCTACCAATAATGGTACGGAAGCAGATAATCCAACATGCCAAATCATAAAAGTAGCATAAGTAGCGGCGACCAATAATTTGTAATGCACCCGAATATTGCGCAATTCCGCTTGACGAGCCAATTCTAAAGTAAACAAGGCAGCAAAAATCAAACCGAATCCCCAATTTAGGTAATAGGAAACGGCGGAAATCAATACCCCCCAGACATAAACTTGCGTCGCTGTACGAGGCATGCGGGCCAGTGATACCAAAAGCTTATTGCAAAGTGGTGTAGTGGCCAGCGCAAATCCCGTAACAATAATCAACGCCATTTGCATCGAGAACTCCAATAAGATCCAGAAGCCTTGCCCCCAGGATTGCACAATCTTGTAGGGATTCGACGGGGTAAATGCCAGTGCCAAACCGAAGGTAATGAAACTTAAGAGCAGTAAAATGACATAGGAGTCGGGTACATAACGCTCAGCAAAACTAGTGATAGCTTCAATAATCCCTTTTTGTTTTTTCGGATTCTCCCTGATAGGGTTTCCCATCATTGGACTTCCCACAATAGACCTCCCCCTTCTTTCCATAGTTTTGTTTCTATGGTCTTACTTAATATATAAGCAAGTTCCATACCAACTAGTACTCAAAGGAAGAAATTTTTGTCCATGCAGCTATAATGTGAAGTTTTTCACTGTCGCCAGTATTAAGGAGCTGCAAAATTGTTACTTATCGCTGTTTTGACTGCGCATTTTTTTGCCAACTGCGCATTTTTTACTCATCTTTTTCGGCCAAGCCAGGATATTTTTCCAGACCATATTCTGCAATTTTATATAGCAACGCCCGCCGACTAATATCCAGAGCTAAAGCCGTTTTAACCCGATTGCCATAGTGGGCCTTTAATGCTTTCGCAATCACATCTTTTTCAACTTGATGAAGAATTTCCCTGAGTGTCCCCTTCTCGTGAACGGCAATGTTCGGGGCCTTATTTGTGGGTATAATTCCCAATAAATCTTGTACGTCAATCACTCCGCTGGACATAATAACGGCCCGTTCTAGAAAATTGCCCAACTCTCTGACATTGCCTGGCCAATGATACTTCTGCAACAAACACATGGCTTCTGTAGTAATAAGGGGAACCTCTCGATGAGTTTCATTCGCAAACCGCCTTAAATAGTAATCAACAAATAGCGGAATATCCTCCTGCCGTTGTCGAAGCGACGGTACTTGAATGGGAATAACCTTTAGCCGATAATATAAATCCTCGCGAAAGGTCCCCCGCTGTACCATTTGTTCCAAATTTCGGTTGGTGGCGGCAATGATGCGAACATTAACTTTAATTGTCTCCGTACCGCCAATACGCTCAAACATGCGTTCCTGCAACGCTCGCAAGAATTTGACTTGAATTGATGGACTTAATTCTCCAATCTCATCCAAAAATAAGGTCCCTTGATGCGCCAATTCGAAGCGCCCGGGTTTTCTCGCCACCGCCCCGGTAAAGGCCCCTTTTTCATAGCCGAACAATTCACTTTCCATTAGGCTCTCGGGCAGAGCGCCGCAATTGATTTTGATGAAAGGCCCGTTGAAGCAATGACTGTTGTTATGAATGATCTTGGCAATGAGTTCCTTCCCGCTGCCGCTTTCTCCGGTAATAAGCACCGTGGCCTGAGTCTGGGCAACTCGTCCTACCGTCTTGCAGACATCCTGCATTAGCGGACTTTTACCAATAATGTGGTCTATTTGATATTTTTCCTGAACCCGAGTACGCAAATCTGTCAGTTCTTCTTTAAGCCGCCTAGTCTGAAAAGCCCGTTCCAGTACAATACGCACTTCATTCACGTCGGACGGTTTCACCAAATAGTCAAAAGCCCCCCGCCGCATGGCTTCTACAACTGTATCCATGGTGCCATGAGC carries:
- a CDS encoding TIGR00366 family protein; translated protein: MGSPMMGNPIRENPKKQKGIIEAITSFAERYVPDSYVILLLLSFITFGLALAFTPSNPYKIVQSWGQGFWILLEFSMQMALIIVTGFALATTPLCNKLLVSLARMPRTATQVYVWGVLISAVSYYLNWGFGLIFAALFTLELARQAELRNIRVHYKLLVAATYATFMIWHVGLSASVPLLVATPTHFMVKEMGVIPVGDTIFSSYTLWVLLLVMITAIVLFWKIFPPSEESNIQTLRELRPDLLEKSLVVENEKVAITTPSERLTYTPILSYVMGIMFIVYLYYHFFEAKKTLDLNMVNMIFLMLIIFLHKTPANLMKAVKAATPASWGVLLQFPFYAGIFGMMKFTGLVEVFAGWIISLTTPDTFPAFVAVLSNIIGYFIPSGGGKWAVEAPYIIQAGAALGVPHAKTVVAYSFGNDWVNLIQPFWALPFMTVVGLEFRDFVGYTFITWIVVGIVMLLGLTFIPF
- a CDS encoding 3-hydroxyacyl-CoA dehydrogenase NAD-binding domain-containing protein, translating into MSIEGIKQICNLGTGTMGHGTALMFAAAGYKVRMYGPDDSEVERGLAGIKSGLETYRQHGLVQTEDVPAILGRIEGVTTLEEAAVGVDFVIESVPEVLEIKQKVFAAMEKLCPPDTIFATNTSGLSPTAIAQVLTHKERFVVSHFWNPPHLVPLVEVVPGKYTSRETVETTWKLMKKIGKKPVALNREALGFIGNRLQLALLREALYIVESGIATQEAVDTTVKYSLGRRLSTTGPLESADLGGLDIFYNISGYLMQDLCNSEGVSPLLQEAVEKGTLGSKTGTGLYKWTPEALEKIKAIRENNLLEWLQKDKEIEL
- a CDS encoding sigma-54 dependent transcriptional regulator; the protein is MEINHKVLVVDDESSVCRLLFEVVRKAGYEPHIANNGLEAVEKSRMIKPAVIMMDIKMPVMDGMEAFELIHKESPQIAVILMTAHGTMDTVVEAMRRGAFDYLVKPSDVNEVRIVLERAFQTRRLKEELTDLRTRVQEKYQIDHIIGKSPLMQDVCKTVGRVAQTQATVLITGESGSGKELIAKIIHNNSHCFNGPFIKINCGALPESLMESELFGYEKGAFTGAVARKPGRFELAHQGTLFLDEIGELSPSIQVKFLRALQERMFERIGGTETIKVNVRIIAATNRNLEQMVQRGTFREDLYYRLKVIPIQVPSLRQRQEDIPLFVDYYLRRFANETHREVPLITTEAMCLLQKYHWPGNVRELGNFLERAVIMSSGVIDVQDLLGIIPTNKAPNIAVHEKGTLREILHQVEKDVIAKALKAHYGNRVKTALALDISRRALLYKIAEYGLEKYPGLAEKDE